One region of Pseudoalteromonas galatheae genomic DNA includes:
- the rsmD gene encoding 16S rRNA (guanine(966)-N(2))-methyltransferase RsmD yields MRKSKPKSNTKQSGFIRLISGKHKGRKLPVHDVVGLRPTTDRMKETVFNWLMQDVRDAKVLDCFAGAGSLGFEAISRFAASGTFIELDKTAATQLSNNATLLKLDNVEIINTNALTMLANNPKQQQYNLVFIDPPFRKGLVTPCCALLESQSWLSEDALIYVEFEQEAQPETPENWHLIKEKHAGQVICRLYQR; encoded by the coding sequence ATGAGAAAATCTAAGCCTAAATCAAATACCAAACAGTCTGGATTCATTCGCCTGATCAGTGGCAAGCATAAAGGTCGCAAGTTACCTGTTCATGATGTTGTGGGATTAAGACCAACAACGGATAGAATGAAAGAAACCGTTTTTAATTGGCTCATGCAGGATGTAAGAGACGCAAAAGTACTCGATTGCTTTGCCGGTGCTGGCAGTCTAGGATTTGAGGCTATTTCACGCTTTGCAGCAAGCGGAACCTTTATCGAACTGGATAAAACCGCAGCGACGCAGCTTAGCAATAATGCAACCTTACTTAAGCTGGATAACGTTGAAATCATTAATACCAACGCATTAACCATGCTGGCAAATAACCCTAAGCAACAGCAATATAACTTGGTTTTTATTGACCCCCCCTTTCGCAAAGGGCTTGTCACTCCTTGCTGCGCCTTACTTGAATCGCAGTCTTGGCTCAGCGAAGACGCGCTCATCTACGTTGAATTTGAACAAGAGGCACAACCTGAAACACCAGAAAATTGGCACTTGATTAAAGAAAAGCATGCAGGACAAGTGATCTGCCGCCTTTATCAGCGCTGA
- the rpsU gene encoding 30S ribosomal protein S21 has translation MPVIKVRENEPFDVALRRFKRSCEKAGILSEVRRREHYEKPTAERKRKKAAAVKRHMKKLSRENARRVKLY, from the coding sequence ATGCCAGTAATTAAAGTAAGAGAAAACGAGCCGTTTGACGTTGCACTACGTCGTTTCAAACGTTCATGTGAAAAAGCAGGTATCCTTTCTGAAGTTCGTCGTCGCGAGCACTACGAGAAGCCAACTGCTGAGCGTAAGCGCAAAAAAGCTGCAGCGGTTAAGCGTCACATGAAGAAGCTTTCTCGCGAAAACGCACGTCGCGTTAAATTATACTAA
- a CDS encoding GatB/YqeY domain-containing protein, with the protein MSLLVTLKDAQKEAMKAKDKLRLGAIRAVLAEIKQREIDNQTTLDDAGITAVLVKLVKQRRDSYTQYKDAGREDLADIEANEISVLETFLPKPLSEDEIVELIDAVIAQTGASGMQDMGKVMGAIKAEAEGRADMGKVSGLIKQRLTA; encoded by the coding sequence ATGAGCTTATTAGTTACGCTAAAAGACGCACAAAAAGAAGCGATGAAAGCCAAAGATAAACTTCGTCTTGGCGCGATTCGTGCGGTACTTGCTGAAATTAAACAGCGAGAAATCGACAACCAAACTACACTAGACGACGCAGGCATTACTGCGGTTTTAGTTAAGTTGGTTAAGCAACGTCGCGATTCTTATACCCAGTATAAAGATGCAGGGCGTGAAGACTTAGCTGATATCGAAGCTAACGAAATTAGCGTACTTGAGACATTCCTTCCTAAGCCACTTAGCGAAGATGAAATTGTCGAGCTAATTGATGCCGTGATTGCACAAACTGGTGCGTCAGGCATGCAAGACATGGGTAAAGTAATGGGTGCGATTAAAGCTGAAGCTGAAGGTCGTGCTGATATGGGTAAAGTCTCTGGTTTAATTAAGCAAAGACTTACCGCTTAA
- the dnaG gene encoding DNA primase, protein MKGKIPRQFIDDLLARADIVELIDGRVGLKKAGKDYQACCPFHNEKTPSFTVSRDKQFYHCFGCGANGNAISFLMEYDKLEFVDAIEELAALLNLEVPRENAPQGPQRSMEEKKSDYDLMLQAAKFYQHQLKHHSNATQVIDYVKGRGLSGETVQKFMIGYAPPEWESLCNQIARKPEHKQQLLDLKLASEKSAGRQFDFFRDRLMFPIRDKRGRVIAFGGRIMGADQGPKYLNSPETRIFHKSFELYGFYEAKQAHKQLDKVLIVEGYMDVVALAEKGIDYAVAALGTATTAEHMQTLFRNTDRVICCYDGDRAGRDAAWRALDHALPNLKDGKSLQFVFLPDGEDPDSLVQQEGKDAFEARLETASDYTQVLFTKLREQCDLTNDAGKSKLLTDAIPLLSKIPSDYYQESLLTTLARLIGRTREQLSAKLASNKQQNKIERQFKVTPMRRAIGLLLQHPQLAQTVEYMPELGEMAIPGIQLLLSLQMLCSDNPQINTAQLLEHYRDQAEFDALKKLAVWQHGVAEDRLEDEFKNTFQFIEDQCLNYRLETLLIKEKTEGLTNDERLECALLTQALKQ, encoded by the coding sequence ATGAAAGGCAAAATCCCTAGACAGTTTATTGATGACTTGCTCGCAAGAGCGGATATTGTCGAGCTCATAGACGGTCGTGTGGGATTAAAAAAGGCAGGAAAAGACTATCAAGCCTGCTGTCCATTTCACAATGAAAAAACGCCTTCATTTACCGTGTCACGTGATAAACAGTTTTATCATTGCTTCGGCTGTGGTGCCAATGGCAACGCAATCTCCTTCTTAATGGAATACGACAAGCTTGAATTTGTCGATGCTATTGAAGAATTAGCCGCCCTATTAAACTTAGAAGTACCACGCGAAAATGCCCCGCAAGGGCCGCAGCGTTCAATGGAAGAAAAAAAGTCTGACTATGACTTAATGCTCCAAGCGGCTAAGTTTTATCAGCATCAGTTAAAGCACCATAGCAATGCCACTCAAGTAATTGACTACGTGAAAGGGCGCGGCTTGAGTGGTGAAACTGTACAAAAGTTTATGATTGGTTATGCACCTCCTGAGTGGGAATCATTGTGTAATCAAATAGCCCGCAAGCCTGAGCATAAACAACAGCTGCTTGATTTGAAATTAGCATCAGAAAAGTCAGCTGGCCGCCAATTTGACTTCTTCCGCGATCGCTTGATGTTCCCTATTCGTGACAAACGTGGTCGTGTCATCGCATTTGGCGGAAGGATAATGGGTGCAGATCAAGGCCCTAAATATCTAAACTCGCCTGAAACACGCATTTTCCATAAAAGTTTCGAGCTTTATGGTTTTTATGAAGCCAAGCAAGCACACAAGCAATTAGATAAGGTGTTGATTGTGGAAGGCTATATGGACGTCGTTGCCCTAGCAGAAAAAGGCATTGATTACGCCGTTGCCGCATTAGGCACTGCAACCACCGCTGAACACATGCAAACTTTGTTTCGTAATACCGACAGAGTGATCTGCTGCTACGACGGTGACAGAGCTGGCCGCGATGCTGCTTGGCGTGCGCTTGACCATGCCCTACCTAACTTGAAAGACGGTAAGTCACTACAGTTTGTATTTTTGCCTGATGGTGAAGACCCGGACTCATTAGTGCAGCAAGAAGGCAAAGACGCCTTTGAAGCACGACTGGAAACGGCAAGCGATTATACGCAAGTATTGTTTACCAAATTACGTGAGCAATGCGACCTTACAAATGATGCAGGCAAATCCAAGCTGCTTACCGATGCCATTCCACTGCTCAGCAAAATACCCAGTGACTACTACCAAGAGAGTTTGTTAACTACCTTAGCGAGGTTAATTGGTCGTACTCGTGAGCAGCTTAGTGCTAAATTAGCAAGTAACAAACAGCAGAATAAAATTGAGCGCCAATTTAAAGTGACTCCGATGCGTCGAGCGATTGGCTTACTGCTCCAACATCCACAGCTTGCGCAAACGGTTGAGTACATGCCAGAGCTAGGTGAAATGGCAATCCCAGGTATTCAACTACTGCTGAGCTTACAAATGTTATGTAGTGATAACCCACAAATAAACACAGCGCAGTTACTTGAACACTATCGCGACCAGGCTGAATTCGATGCCTTGAAAAAGCTTGCGGTATGGCAACATGGCGTTGCTGAAGATAGGCTAGAAGACGAATTTAAAAATACTTTTCAATTTATTGAAGATCAGTGTTTAAATTATCGCCTAGAGACCCTATTAATAAAGGAGAAAACCGAAGGCTTAACAAATGATGAGCGGCTAGAATGCGCACTCCTTACCCAAGCGCTTAAACAGTAG
- the rpoD gene encoding RNA polymerase sigma factor RpoD produces MDQSPQSQLKLLIQKGKEQGYLTFAEVNDHLPQDIIDSDQVEDIISMINDMGIQVSENAPDADELMMQETTTDEDAAEAAAAALATVEKEIGRTTDPVRMYMREMGTVELLTREGEIQIAKRIEEGINQVQISVAEYPEAITYLLEQWDKYEAEEMRLSDIVSGFFDPNAIEEDEAPISATHIGSELSDEDLDDEDDDEDDDDDDSEEGDSGPDPEEAREHFEHLRTLYNTAREIFESKGRSHPDAKAAIQEIGDHFRTFKLVPKQFDRMVNNMRDMMDKVRVQERIIMKQAVQIAKVPKKVFVKHFANNETDTAWIDAEIASGEKHSAKLAEVKPEIERCVNKLKAFEDSTGLSIERIKDINRRMSIGEAKARRAKKEMVEANLRLVISIAKKYTNRGLQFLDLIQEGNIGLMKAVDKFEYRRGYKFSTYATWWIRQAITRSIADQARTIRIPVHMIETINKLNRISRQMLQEMGREPSPEELAERMMMPEDKIRKVLKIAKEPISMETPIGDDEDSHLGDFIEDTTIESPIDSATMESLRGATNEVLAGLTAREAKVLRMRFGIDMNTDHTLEEVGKQFDVTRERIRQIEAKALRKLRHPSRSDLLKSFLDVKG; encoded by the coding sequence ATGGATCAATCTCCTCAGTCACAACTCAAACTTCTGATTCAGAAAGGTAAAGAGCAAGGTTATTTAACTTTTGCAGAAGTTAACGATCATCTTCCACAAGACATCATAGACTCAGATCAGGTAGAAGATATCATCAGCATGATCAACGATATGGGTATTCAGGTCTCTGAAAATGCGCCTGATGCTGATGAGTTGATGATGCAAGAAACAACAACAGATGAGGATGCTGCGGAAGCAGCAGCTGCGGCATTAGCAACAGTAGAAAAAGAAATTGGCCGCACAACTGACCCTGTTCGTATGTATATGCGTGAAATGGGTACGGTTGAACTTCTAACTCGTGAAGGCGAAATCCAAATCGCTAAGCGCATTGAAGAAGGGATCAACCAAGTACAGATTTCTGTTGCTGAATACCCAGAAGCTATTACTTACCTGCTAGAGCAATGGGACAAGTACGAAGCAGAAGAAATGCGTCTAAGCGACATTGTTTCTGGTTTCTTTGATCCTAATGCTATTGAGGAAGATGAAGCACCAATTTCAGCAACACACATCGGTTCTGAGCTAAGTGATGAAGACTTAGATGACGAAGATGATGATGAAGATGATGACGATGACGACTCAGAAGAAGGCGATTCAGGCCCTGATCCTGAAGAAGCTCGTGAGCATTTTGAACATCTTCGTACATTGTATAATACAGCGCGAGAAATTTTTGAAAGTAAAGGTCGCTCGCACCCAGATGCAAAAGCTGCAATTCAGGAAATCGGCGATCACTTCCGTACTTTCAAGTTAGTACCTAAGCAATTCGACCGCATGGTAAATAACATGCGCGACATGATGGACAAAGTGCGTGTTCAAGAACGTATCATCATGAAACAAGCAGTCCAGATTGCTAAGGTACCAAAAAAGGTTTTTGTTAAGCACTTTGCTAACAATGAAACCGATACCGCATGGATCGATGCTGAAATTGCATCAGGTGAAAAACATTCGGCAAAACTTGCTGAAGTAAAACCTGAAATCGAACGTTGTGTTAACAAGCTTAAAGCGTTTGAAGATAGCACGGGTCTTAGCATTGAGCGTATTAAAGACATCAACCGTCGCATGAGTATTGGTGAAGCGAAAGCTCGCCGTGCGAAGAAAGAGATGGTTGAAGCGAACTTGCGTCTTGTAATTTCAATCGCTAAAAAATATACCAACCGTGGTCTGCAGTTCTTGGATCTGATCCAAGAAGGTAACATCGGTCTGATGAAAGCGGTTGATAAATTTGAATATCGTCGTGGTTATAAGTTTTCAACATACGCAACGTGGTGGATCCGTCAGGCGATCACGCGCTCAATTGCGGATCAGGCAAGAACTATCCGTATTCCAGTGCATATGATTGAAACAATCAATAAGCTGAATCGTATCTCTCGTCAAATGCTACAGGAAATGGGCCGTGAGCCAAGTCCTGAAGAATTGGCAGAACGTATGATGATGCCTGAAGATAAGATCCGCAAAGTGTTAAAAATCGCCAAAGAGCCAATCTCTATGGAGACACCAATTGGTGATGATGAAGATTCACATCTTGGTGACTTTATCGAAGACACTACTATCGAGTCGCCGATTGATTCAGCAACGATGGAAAGTCTTCGTGGCGCGACCAACGAAGTACTGGCAGGCCTTACCGCTCGTGAAGCTAAAGTACTACGTATGCGTTTCGGTATCGATATGAATACAGACCACACGTTAGAAGAAGTGGGTAAACAGTTTGATGTAACACGTGAGCGTATTCGTCAGATTGAAGCTAAAGCGTTACGTAAGCTGCGCCACCCTTCTCGCTCAGATCTATTAAAGAGCTTTTTAGACGTTAAGGGCTAA
- the prmA gene encoding 50S ribosomal protein L11 methyltransferase: MAWIQIRIYSDKADADALSDMLMDVGCPSVTFMDSKNNPVYEPKPGEVILWPETTVIGLFEANHDMQAVVDFVQSQYHKPLNYKLEQLEDKDWEREWMDNFHPIKFGERLWICPSWRDVPDPNAVNVLLDPGLAFGTGTHATTALCLQWLEQQDLSGKTVVDFGCGSGILGIAAIKLGAERVIGIDIDPQALIASRDNAERNGVADKLEVYLPENQPQFSADIVVANILAQPLRELHEIILGFLGDKGAIAMSGILEEQAQSVADVYAPFLKLDNIAQQGEWTRVSGVKK; encoded by the coding sequence ATGGCTTGGATCCAAATCCGAATTTATTCAGATAAAGCCGATGCCGATGCGTTAAGCGATATGCTTATGGATGTCGGTTGTCCGTCTGTCACATTCATGGATAGTAAAAACAATCCCGTTTACGAACCAAAACCCGGCGAAGTCATCTTATGGCCCGAGACAACGGTGATCGGTTTATTTGAAGCGAATCATGATATGCAAGCAGTCGTTGACTTTGTCCAATCACAGTATCACAAGCCGTTGAACTACAAGCTTGAACAGCTTGAAGACAAAGACTGGGAACGCGAGTGGATGGATAATTTTCACCCGATTAAGTTTGGTGAGAGATTATGGATCTGCCCAAGCTGGCGTGATGTGCCAGATCCCAATGCCGTCAATGTGTTACTGGATCCGGGCCTTGCATTTGGTACTGGTACCCATGCCACAACCGCACTTTGCCTGCAATGGCTAGAACAACAAGACCTAAGCGGTAAAACGGTCGTTGATTTTGGCTGTGGCTCTGGGATTTTAGGTATCGCAGCAATCAAATTAGGCGCTGAGCGTGTGATTGGTATTGATATCGATCCACAAGCGCTTATCGCAAGCCGCGATAATGCCGAGCGTAATGGCGTTGCAGATAAACTAGAAGTGTATTTACCTGAAAACCAGCCGCAATTCAGTGCTGATATCGTTGTTGCTAATATTCTTGCACAGCCGCTGAGAGAGCTGCACGAAATCATTCTCGGCTTTTTAGGCGATAAAGGCGCCATCGCCATGTCTGGTATTTTAGAAGAGCAAGCGCAATCCGTTGCGGATGTTTACGCACCATTTTTAAAGCTAGACAACATTGCTCAACAGGGTGAATGGACGCGCGTCAGCGGTGTGAAAAAATAA
- the dusB gene encoding tRNA dihydrouridine synthase DusB has protein sequence MRIGPYQLENNLIVAPMAGITDRPFRQLCRRLGAGLAVSEMLSSNPKVWKTDKSQNRMDHSGESGIRSVQIAGADPELMAQAAQFNVANGAQIIDINMGCPAKKVNKKLAGSALLQYPELVDEIVTAVVAAVNVPVSLKIRTGWDTDNRNGVEIARIAERRGIASLAVHGRTRACMYKGEAEYATIREIKRSVSIPVVANGDITSPEKAKQVLEYTGADAIMIGRAAQGRPWIFREIDHYLQTGEHLPEPEIAEVRAILMEHLVNLHQFYGEPMGARIARKHVSWYLQAHDQEGQFRRVFNALETPEAQIEALEDYFETLG, from the coding sequence GTGCGTATTGGTCCATACCAACTTGAAAACAATCTTATCGTAGCACCAATGGCTGGGATCACCGACAGACCGTTTCGACAACTGTGTCGACGTCTAGGTGCAGGGCTTGCGGTATCAGAAATGTTGTCTTCAAATCCAAAAGTGTGGAAAACCGATAAGTCGCAAAATCGCATGGATCACAGCGGTGAATCGGGCATTCGCTCGGTACAAATCGCAGGAGCGGATCCTGAGTTGATGGCGCAAGCAGCACAATTTAATGTCGCAAACGGTGCGCAGATCATAGATATCAATATGGGCTGCCCCGCTAAGAAAGTGAACAAGAAGCTTGCAGGCTCAGCATTGTTGCAATATCCAGAGTTGGTTGACGAAATCGTAACCGCTGTGGTTGCTGCTGTTAACGTACCTGTGTCGTTAAAAATCCGTACAGGATGGGACACAGACAATCGTAACGGTGTTGAGATTGCTCGCATAGCTGAACGTCGAGGCATTGCTTCGCTAGCCGTGCATGGCCGTACAAGAGCATGTATGTATAAGGGCGAAGCTGAATACGCCACGATCAGAGAAATTAAACGTTCAGTATCTATTCCTGTGGTAGCAAATGGTGACATTACGTCTCCTGAAAAAGCGAAGCAGGTGCTGGAATACACGGGCGCAGATGCCATTATGATTGGTCGAGCCGCCCAAGGTCGTCCTTGGATTTTCCGAGAAATAGACCACTATTTGCAAACCGGTGAACATTTGCCAGAACCTGAAATAGCAGAGGTTCGAGCAATATTGATGGAGCACTTAGTAAATCTTCATCAATTCTATGGTGAGCCAATGGGAGCGCGCATCGCACGCAAGCATGTATCTTGGTATTTGCAGGCCCATGACCAAGAAGGTCAATTTAGGCGAGTATTCAATGCCTTGGAGACGCCAGAAGCGCAAATCGAGGCATTAGAAGACTATTTTGAAACATTAGGGTGA
- the fis gene encoding DNA-binding transcriptional regulator Fis, giving the protein MFEQNVTSPFITNAHVQSQEKPQPLRDAVKKAVHHYLKQLNGQDVQDVYELVLSELEAPLLEEVMTYTRGNQTRAAILLGINRGTLRKKLKKYGMN; this is encoded by the coding sequence ATGTTCGAACAAAATGTGACTTCTCCATTTATTACTAACGCTCATGTTCAGTCACAAGAGAAACCGCAACCTTTGCGCGATGCAGTTAAAAAAGCTGTACATCACTACCTAAAGCAGCTTAATGGTCAAGACGTACAAGACGTTTATGAGTTAGTTCTTTCTGAGCTTGAAGCACCTCTACTTGAAGAGGTTATGACTTATACTCGTGGTAACCAGACTCGTGCAGCGATCCTTTTAGGCATCAACCGTGGCACACTTCGCAAGAAGCTAAAAAAATACGGCATGAACTAA
- the purH gene encoding bifunctional phosphoribosylaminoimidazolecarboxamide formyltransferase/IMP cyclohydrolase codes for MDIHRPIRRALLSVSDKTGIVEFATALAAQGVEILSTGGTCKLLADNGIKVTEVSDYTGHPEIMDGRVKTLHPKVHGGILGRRGQDEDVMTENNISAIDMVVVNLYPFAQTVAKADCSLEDAIENIDIGGPTMVRAAAKNHKDVTIVVNANDYSRVIEEMKANSGSTTYKTRFDLAIAAYEHTAQYDGMIANYFGKMVPDYTEEAAEETKFPRTINMQFTKKQDMRYGENSHQDAAFYVENNIEEASVATAKQLQGKALSYNNIADTDAALECVKEFDKPACVIVKHANPCGVAVDENILAAYDRAFKTDPTSAFGGIIAFNRELDGDTAEAIVARQFVEVIIAPSVSEEAAQIVAAKQNVRLLECGQWSNKTTGTDIKRVNGGILVQDRDQGMVGLDDLKVVSKRQPTEQELKDLLFCWKVAKFVKSNAIVYARDGMTIGVGAGQMSRVYSAKIAGIKAADENLEVPGSVMASDAFFPFRDGIDAAAAAGITAVIQPGGSMRDEEVIAAADEAGMAMVFTGMRHFRH; via the coding sequence ATGGATATACATCGTCCAATTCGTCGCGCCCTACTAAGCGTGTCAGATAAAACCGGTATCGTTGAATTCGCCACAGCACTTGCAGCTCAAGGCGTAGAAATTTTATCAACTGGCGGTACTTGCAAACTACTTGCAGACAACGGCATTAAAGTAACAGAAGTATCTGATTACACTGGCCACCCAGAAATCATGGATGGTCGCGTTAAAACGCTTCACCCAAAAGTGCACGGCGGTATCTTAGGACGTCGCGGTCAAGACGAAGACGTCATGACTGAAAACAATATTTCAGCAATCGATATGGTAGTAGTCAACTTATACCCCTTCGCACAAACTGTTGCGAAAGCTGACTGTAGCCTAGAAGATGCAATCGAAAATATCGATATTGGTGGCCCGACTATGGTTCGCGCTGCAGCTAAGAACCACAAAGACGTGACCATTGTTGTAAATGCGAATGACTACAGCCGTGTCATTGAAGAAATGAAGGCAAACTCTGGTTCTACAACATACAAGACACGCTTCGACCTTGCTATTGCGGCCTACGAGCATACCGCACAGTATGACGGCATGATTGCCAACTACTTCGGTAAAATGGTTCCGGATTATACGGAAGAAGCAGCAGAGGAAACCAAATTCCCTCGCACTATCAATATGCAATTCACTAAGAAGCAAGATATGCGCTACGGTGAAAACTCGCATCAAGACGCTGCTTTTTATGTTGAAAACAACATTGAAGAAGCATCCGTCGCGACGGCTAAACAACTTCAAGGTAAAGCGCTGTCTTATAACAATATCGCTGATACCGATGCAGCACTTGAGTGTGTTAAAGAGTTTGATAAGCCGGCTTGTGTTATCGTAAAACACGCAAACCCTTGTGGTGTTGCGGTAGATGAAAACATTCTTGCCGCCTATGACCGCGCATTTAAGACCGACCCGACTTCTGCCTTCGGTGGTATCATCGCCTTTAACCGAGAGCTAGACGGCGACACGGCGGAAGCCATCGTAGCGCGTCAGTTTGTTGAAGTTATCATCGCGCCGAGCGTATCAGAAGAAGCCGCACAAATCGTTGCTGCAAAGCAAAATGTACGTTTACTAGAATGTGGTCAGTGGTCAAACAAAACCACAGGTACTGATATTAAGCGTGTTAATGGCGGTATCTTAGTACAAGATCGTGACCAAGGTATGGTTGGTTTGGACGACCTTAAGGTGGTTTCGAAACGTCAACCTACAGAGCAAGAACTAAAAGATCTACTGTTCTGCTGGAAAGTCGCTAAATTTGTTAAGTCCAACGCGATTGTTTACGCTCGTGATGGGATGACTATTGGTGTGGGCGCTGGCCAAATGAGCCGCGTATACTCTGCAAAAATCGCAGGGATTAAAGCCGCAGACGAAAACCTAGAAGTTCCAGGTTCTGTCATGGCTTCTGATGCGTTCTTCCCATTCCGTGATGGCATTGACGCCGCTGCAGCTGCGGGTATCACTGCGGTTATCCAGCCGGGTGGTTCAATGCGTGATGAAGAGGTGATTGCCGCCGCTGATGAAGCGGGAATGGCAATGGTGTTTACCGGCATGCGCCACTTCCGCCATTAA
- a CDS encoding class I SAM-dependent methyltransferase — translation MNLGMKSLVAAAVFTTLVGCNATESNSSQAVPSAIAKAVASDNRAEKNRTRDQYRHPSETLAFFGIEPSMTVVEIAPGGGWYSEILAPLVKGQGTYYAAHFPADSDVGYYQRSLKSYKEKVATNPDYSEVKITEFAPVTHSNIAPQGSADVVLTFRNVHNWYMGKGDEGVLSAFNAFNKALKPGGILGVVEHRLPEHRQLEDQKSSGYMKQSYVIDIAKQAGFELVASSDINANPLDSANHPKGVWTLPPRLALGDEKAAQYKAIGESDRMTLKFKKL, via the coding sequence ATGAATCTAGGTATGAAATCTCTTGTCGCTGCTGCAGTATTTACCACTTTAGTGGGCTGTAACGCGACAGAATCCAACTCCAGCCAAGCAGTACCAAGCGCGATTGCAAAAGCAGTTGCTAGCGACAATCGAGCTGAGAAAAATAGAACGCGAGACCAGTATCGCCACCCAAGTGAAACGCTTGCTTTTTTTGGCATTGAGCCATCAATGACCGTGGTAGAAATTGCACCTGGTGGTGGTTGGTATAGTGAGATTTTAGCGCCACTGGTTAAAGGCCAAGGCACCTATTATGCAGCGCACTTCCCTGCTGATTCAGATGTTGGCTACTACCAACGCTCATTAAAAAGCTACAAAGAAAAAGTAGCAACCAACCCAGACTATAGTGAAGTAAAGATCACAGAATTTGCACCGGTAACACACAGCAACATTGCACCACAAGGCAGTGCTGACGTGGTACTAACTTTCCGTAACGTGCATAACTGGTACATGGGTAAGGGAGATGAAGGTGTACTTAGCGCGTTCAACGCGTTTAATAAGGCACTGAAGCCTGGTGGCATTTTAGGTGTGGTTGAACACCGTCTGCCTGAGCACCGCCAACTTGAGGATCAAAAGTCGTCAGGTTATATGAAGCAAAGTTATGTTATTGATATCGCCAAGCAAGCTGGGTTTGAATTAGTTGCAAGCAGCGACATTAACGCTAACCCGCTAGACAGCGCCAATCACCCAAAAGGCGTCTGGACTCTGCCACCTCGCTTAGCGCTAGGTGATGAAAAAGCAGCGCAATATAAAGCGATTGGGGAAAGCGACCGCATGACCTTAAAATTTAAAAAGCTTTAA